The following coding sequences are from one Kushneria phosphatilytica window:
- a CDS encoding LrgB family protein produces the protein MNITSHVMHQLMNTPALAIVLTLTAYLIALRIFRWVREPSWAPPLLTGSCMLALFIAILPMDYQQYSQQALWLTLLLGPATVGLAVPLFEQFQHIRQLLVPVLASLVVGGLVASATTVGVAWALGLSPEILKSLAAKSVTTPIAVVITSGLGGMASLTAGIVTVTGILAAAITPPLARMLHCDDPRVMGFAMGINGHGIATARAFTISARTGAFSSLAMGLNGAFSAVALPLVAHWLS, from the coding sequence ATGAATATCACCTCTCATGTCATGCATCAGTTGATGAACACACCGGCCCTGGCCATTGTCCTGACTCTGACAGCGTACCTGATCGCTCTGCGTATCTTTCGCTGGGTGCGTGAACCCAGCTGGGCGCCGCCTCTATTGACCGGTAGCTGTATGCTGGCCCTGTTTATTGCCATACTGCCGATGGATTATCAGCAATATTCACAGCAGGCGCTCTGGCTGACTCTGCTACTGGGACCAGCGACAGTGGGGCTCGCGGTACCCCTGTTCGAACAATTTCAACACATTCGCCAGTTACTCGTTCCCGTGCTGGCAAGCCTGGTTGTCGGCGGGCTGGTCGCCTCCGCGACTACGGTTGGCGTTGCCTGGGCATTGGGTCTGTCACCGGAAATACTGAAATCCCTGGCGGCCAAATCGGTAACAACGCCAATTGCTGTGGTGATCACCTCCGGGCTTGGCGGCATGGCCAGTCTGACCGCCGGTATCGTAACGGTCACCGGTATCCTGGCCGCAGCCATTACGCCGCCCCTGGCACGCATGCTGCACTGTGACGATCCACGTGTCATGGGGTTTGCCATGGGCATCAACGGTCATGGGATTGCCACCGCTCGCGCCTTTACCATCTCTGCGCGCACGGGTGCCTTTTCGAGTCTGGCGATGGGGTTGAATGGTGCTTTCAGCGCCGTTGCGCTCCCCCTGGTGGCACACTGGCTGAGTTGA
- a CDS encoding SMP-30/gluconolactonase/LRE family protein: MKYPDIFTIEDERFTRLILPNTQLEHLWSGGRWCEGPVYIPAGRYLLFSDIPNDRMLRFDETDQRVSVFRQPARFSNGNTLDREGRLISCEHHSRSVTRTEHDGSLTVLADRFEGKRFNSPNDVVVKSDGSIWFTDPSYGIDSDYEGGLRDAEMDCHVYRLGVDGTLTRVADDFDKPNGLAFSPDEQWLYIADTGATHHVDGPHHIRRFRVQDDHTLKDGEIFAECDYGLFDGFRIDTHGNLWSSSGGGVHCYAPDATLLGRIHVPEAIANVTFGGQQRNRLFICATTSLYAIYLNVRGCSVLTRNNP, from the coding sequence ATGAAATATCCGGATATCTTTACCATCGAGGATGAACGCTTTACCCGACTGATTCTGCCCAATACTCAGCTCGAGCATCTCTGGAGTGGGGGGCGCTGGTGTGAAGGGCCGGTGTATATCCCGGCCGGACGCTATCTGTTGTTTTCCGACATCCCCAATGATCGCATGCTGCGCTTTGACGAGACCGATCAGCGGGTCAGTGTCTTCCGTCAGCCTGCACGCTTCAGCAATGGCAATACGCTGGATCGCGAAGGTCGCCTGATCAGTTGCGAACACCATAGTCGCAGTGTGACTCGTACCGAGCACGATGGCAGTCTCACCGTGCTCGCCGATCGTTTCGAAGGCAAACGCTTCAATTCACCCAATGATGTCGTGGTGAAATCCGATGGCTCGATCTGGTTTACCGATCCCAGTTATGGCATCGATAGCGACTATGAAGGCGGACTGCGTGATGCCGAAATGGATTGTCACGTCTACCGACTTGGCGTAGATGGCACTCTGACCCGCGTAGCCGATGACTTCGACAAACCCAACGGGCTGGCTTTTTCACCGGACGAACAGTGGCTCTACATTGCCGATACCGGCGCCACTCACCATGTTGATGGGCCACATCATATTCGTCGTTTCCGGGTTCAGGACGATCACACCCTGAAGGATGGGGAAATCTTCGCCGAGTGTGACTACGGCCTGTTCGATGGTTTTCGTATCGATACCCACGGCAATCTCTGGTCGAGCAGTGGCGGCGGGGTTCATTGTTATGCGCCTGATGCCACTCTGCTGGGGCGTATCCATGTGCCTGAAGCCATTGCCAATGTCACCTTTGGCGGACAGCAGCGTAATCGTCTCTTCATCTGTGCTACTACGTCACTCTATGCCATTTATCTCAATGTCCGAGGCTGTAGTGTATTGACCAGAAACAATCCGTAG
- a CDS encoding 4-hydroxythreonine-4-phosphate dehydrogenase PdxA yields the protein MAYQMQTQHAKRCPIIALAMGDPAGISPELTARLAKDSIVLEAARLVIIGDRRILEKGASVAGVTLDIPPLEEQLPAHGAVMLDLAHLAPEDVKQGHATPAGGAFATQNFRRALEMARDGHADAVCFTPFNKQAMRYAWPDYDDEIRFVADVLGFTGKAREFNVLENIWNARVTSHVPLAQVASLLSEERIVDELALTRTCLEQSGIGEPRIAVAGLNPHAGDGGSFGREEIDIIAPAVERARARGWQVEGPFPADTVFLRAIREGFHAVLTMYHDQGQIAMKMMGFDSGVTMLGGLPFPICTPAHGTAYDIAGQGRADIGASRQALLLAARMAEQSKQTRTQATH from the coding sequence ATGGCCTATCAGATGCAGACACAGCACGCCAAAAGATGCCCGATCATTGCACTGGCCATGGGAGATCCGGCGGGCATCAGTCCGGAACTGACCGCAAGACTGGCAAAAGACTCCATCGTGCTCGAGGCCGCTCGCCTGGTCATCATCGGCGATCGCCGTATCCTCGAGAAAGGTGCCAGCGTTGCAGGGGTGACGCTCGATATTCCACCTCTTGAAGAACAACTCCCGGCGCACGGTGCCGTGATGCTCGATCTGGCACATCTGGCGCCCGAAGATGTCAAGCAGGGCCATGCCACACCGGCTGGAGGCGCATTCGCTACCCAGAACTTCCGGCGTGCTCTGGAGATGGCTCGTGACGGTCACGCTGACGCAGTCTGTTTTACGCCCTTCAACAAACAGGCCATGCGCTACGCATGGCCCGATTACGACGATGAAATTCGCTTCGTCGCCGATGTCCTCGGTTTTACCGGCAAGGCCCGCGAATTCAATGTGCTCGAAAACATCTGGAATGCCCGGGTGACATCGCATGTACCTCTGGCACAGGTAGCATCACTGCTCAGCGAGGAACGCATCGTCGATGAGCTGGCGCTGACCCGTACCTGTCTCGAGCAATCCGGCATCGGTGAACCGCGCATCGCCGTGGCCGGACTCAACCCGCACGCTGGCGATGGGGGCAGCTTCGGTCGCGAGGAGATCGACATTATCGCGCCAGCCGTGGAGCGCGCCCGGGCCAGGGGTTGGCAAGTGGAGGGCCCCTTCCCTGCCGATACCGTGTTCCTGAGAGCCATAAGGGAGGGATTCCACGCCGTACTGACCATGTACCACGACCAGGGTCAGATCGCCATGAAGATGATGGGCTTCGACAGTGGCGTCACCATGCTCGGTGGCCTGCCCTTTCCAATCTGTACGCCCGCTCATGGTACCGCCTATGACATCGCCGGACAGGGCCGCGCCGATATCGGAGCTTCCCGTCAGGCGCTGTTGCTGGCCGCCCGTATGGCGGAGCAAAGCAAACAGACCCGGACCCAGGCAACGCACTGA
- the nfi gene encoding deoxyribonuclease V (cleaves DNA at apurinic or apyrimidinic sites), giving the protein MSINFRELHDWTVDPETAIGLQHQLAPNIIREGEPEHVEHIAGVDIGFEDEGATTRAVIVLMHWPSLEIVEQVIHREATRMPYVPGLLSFRELPAAIGAFKRLEGTPQLVMVDGMGIAHPRRLGIAAHLGLWLELPTIGVGKSRLCGRHEPVAEEKGARTPLVDRSETIGMVLRTRERVKPLYISTGHRIGLDNAVEWVMCCLTRYKLPEPTRQADRLASRRTRALRNDS; this is encoded by the coding sequence ATGAGTATCAATTTCCGAGAGCTGCACGACTGGACCGTTGATCCCGAGACGGCCATTGGCCTGCAGCATCAACTGGCACCAAACATCATTCGGGAAGGTGAGCCCGAACACGTTGAACATATTGCTGGCGTGGATATTGGCTTCGAAGACGAGGGTGCGACCACTCGCGCCGTGATCGTGCTGATGCACTGGCCTTCGCTGGAGATCGTCGAGCAGGTCATTCATCGCGAAGCGACCCGCATGCCTTATGTGCCGGGGCTTTTGTCATTCCGTGAACTGCCGGCGGCAATCGGTGCCTTCAAGCGCCTGGAAGGTACGCCTCAACTGGTGATGGTGGACGGCATGGGCATCGCACATCCGCGCCGGCTGGGAATCGCCGCCCATCTCGGTTTATGGCTGGAGCTGCCGACCATCGGTGTTGGCAAGAGTCGATTATGTGGACGCCACGAACCGGTGGCCGAGGAGAAGGGCGCGCGTACGCCGCTGGTCGATCGTAGTGAAACCATTGGGATGGTGCTGCGTACCCGGGAGCGGGTGAAACCTCTCTATATTTCAACCGGACATCGGATCGGATTGGATAATGCGGTTGAATGGGTCATGTGCTGTCTGACTCGCTACAAACTGCCCGAGCCGACCCGGCAGGCCGACCGACTGGCTTCCCGACGTACCCGGGCCCTGCGTAACGACAGCTGA
- a CDS encoding very short patch repair endonuclease yields the protein MVDIVDPVTRSRMMAGIKGRDTQPELMVRRYLHACGYRFRLHRRDLPGRPDLVLPRYRCALFVHGCFWHRHDGCFYATSPATRKQFWQDKLEGNVQRDRRQQQRLLELGWRVVVIWECGLRHGTEYLYEILPLIEAGAEIEEWPTEPPRQRKR from the coding sequence TTGGTTGATATTGTCGATCCCGTTACCCGTTCCCGCATGATGGCTGGCATCAAGGGCCGTGATACCCAGCCGGAGTTGATGGTCAGACGCTATCTGCACGCCTGCGGCTATCGCTTTCGACTTCATCGTCGCGATCTGCCGGGGCGGCCCGATCTGGTCCTGCCGCGCTATCGCTGTGCCCTGTTCGTACATGGGTGTTTCTGGCATCGTCATGACGGCTGTTTCTATGCCACCTCACCCGCTACCCGCAAACAGTTCTGGCAGGACAAGCTGGAAGGCAATGTGCAACGCGATCGCCGTCAGCAGCAAAGGTTGCTGGAACTCGGCTGGCGAGTGGTCGTGATCTGGGAGTGTGGCTTGCGCCACGGCACCGAGTATCTATACGAGATACTGCCGCTGATTGAAGCGGGGGCGGAGATCGAAGAATGGCCGACTGAACCACCCCGCCAGCGCAAACGCTGA
- a CDS encoding helix-turn-helix domain-containing protein, with the protein MMNELGARIRSFREQAGLSKAALARRVGVSDVTISYWENGIIRRIGHSRLQPLARALGCNITQLLGQQEYRVEDTRMGTDYQSLPMFVFDHSPDSLRADKPPISQLARSFLPEALRKLGDHLLIPDPDSHFPFCGPGNFMLAESCTGFQDEGLYLLEQRRLLTIRHVESPDPHEMILQDEQRQKLTQSAAEIRFYARLRAIWHFESLPA; encoded by the coding sequence ATGATGAATGAGCTAGGTGCCCGCATACGCAGCTTCCGGGAGCAGGCGGGGCTCAGCAAGGCTGCGTTGGCTCGGCGAGTTGGCGTCTCGGACGTCACCATTTCCTACTGGGAAAACGGCATCATACGGCGTATTGGTCACTCGCGGCTGCAACCGCTGGCCCGGGCGCTGGGGTGCAATATTACCCAACTGCTGGGGCAGCAGGAGTATCGTGTCGAAGACACTCGCATGGGCACGGACTATCAGTCCCTGCCCATGTTCGTATTTGATCATTCGCCTGATTCACTGCGGGCTGACAAGCCTCCAATCAGCCAACTGGCGCGCAGTTTTCTACCCGAAGCGCTGCGCAAGCTTGGCGATCACCTGTTGATTCCGGATCCTGACAGCCATTTTCCCTTTTGCGGTCCAGGTAATTTCATGCTGGCCGAAAGTTGTACAGGGTTTCAGGACGAAGGGCTTTATCTGCTCGAGCAGCGTCGGCTTTTGACCATCCGTCATGTAGAGAGTCCCGACCCTCATGAAATGATTCTGCAGGACGAACAACGGCAGAAACTGACACAATCCGCTGCAGAAATTCGCTTTTATGCTCGTCTCAGAGCGATCTGGCATTTCGAATCTCTGCCTGCCTAG
- a CDS encoding tripartite tricarboxylate transporter TctB family protein codes for MEKGSLSRYSMEIMTAVLTGVIGVMVCAGAWQVGIGWENNAPASGYFPFYIGLLIVAGSVINLLRTLIQQRHRDDVFLDRARTRSLSRFALPVIGFAVVSVLLGLYVGTTLYVLFAMRLQGRYAWWIAALTGIAVSVSFYLIFELAFQVPLLKGPLEGWLGIY; via the coding sequence ATGGAAAAGGGCTCGCTTTCTCGCTACAGCATGGAAATCATGACCGCTGTGCTGACCGGCGTTATCGGGGTCATGGTATGCGCAGGGGCCTGGCAGGTCGGTATCGGCTGGGAGAACAACGCACCGGCCTCGGGCTACTTCCCCTTCTACATCGGTCTGCTGATCGTGGCCGGTAGCGTCATCAATCTGCTGCGCACCCTGATTCAACAGCGCCATCGCGACGATGTCTTTCTGGATCGCGCCAGGACGCGTTCACTGAGTCGATTCGCACTGCCGGTCATTGGTTTCGCCGTGGTTTCGGTGCTGCTGGGTCTTTATGTCGGCACCACGCTTTACGTGCTGTTCGCGATGCGACTGCAGGGTCGCTACGCATGGTGGATCGCGGCGCTTACCGGCATCGCCGTCAGCGTCAGTTTCTATCTGATCTTCGAACTGGCTTTCCAGGTGCCGCTGCTCAAGGGCCCGCTCGAAGGCTGGCTTGGCATCTACTGA
- a CDS encoding Bug family tripartite tricarboxylate transporter substrate binding protein, which produces MIRQLTLLGAAMTVSAAAMAWQPSRPVEFVVTSGPGGGTDTFARTVQSIIAKHDLMDASIIVTNKGGGSGAEGFVYSAASKNDPYKLTFGTNNEYLLPEVGKMPYKASDLQPVAAMALDEFLIWVNGKAPYQSASDFIAAAKQQPGKLQFAGSQSKDTDQTLVSMIAEETGAEFRYVPFNGGSQALVQLAGGHVDANVNNPNENLGQWQAGMVKPLCVFSPEPLPRGEPVHDDKGWGDIPTCQSQGIPISEYRMPRTVWLPAGAPEEAVTFYRELLQKVSQTPEWQAYTEKTVQTSDFMSGKQLQQYIADNTAKVTKVFKQEGWSVN; this is translated from the coding sequence ATGATTCGTCAACTCACCCTGCTCGGCGCGGCCATGACCGTCTCGGCTGCCGCCATGGCCTGGCAGCCCTCGCGGCCGGTGGAATTTGTGGTTACGTCGGGCCCCGGAGGCGGTACTGATACCTTCGCGCGTACCGTGCAGTCGATCATCGCCAAACATGATCTGATGGATGCCTCCATCATCGTCACCAACAAGGGTGGTGGCAGCGGCGCCGAAGGGTTTGTCTACTCCGCTGCATCGAAGAACGATCCCTACAAGCTCACTTTCGGCACCAACAACGAATACCTGCTGCCCGAAGTCGGCAAGATGCCCTACAAGGCCAGCGATCTGCAGCCCGTGGCCGCCATGGCGCTCGATGAGTTCCTGATCTGGGTCAACGGCAAGGCCCCTTACCAGAGTGCCAGCGACTTCATTGCTGCAGCAAAACAGCAACCCGGCAAGCTGCAGTTTGCCGGCAGTCAGTCAAAGGATACCGATCAGACACTGGTTAGCATGATTGCCGAAGAAACCGGGGCCGAATTTCGCTATGTCCCTTTCAATGGTGGCAGTCAGGCACTGGTACAGCTCGCCGGCGGGCATGTCGATGCCAACGTCAACAATCCCAACGAAAACCTCGGCCAATGGCAGGCCGGCATGGTGAAACCGCTATGCGTATTCAGCCCCGAGCCGCTGCCCAGGGGTGAACCGGTACATGATGACAAGGGCTGGGGTGATATCCCCACCTGCCAGTCACAAGGCATCCCCATCAGTGAATACCGTATGCCGCGCACCGTCTGGCTGCCGGCAGGCGCCCCTGAAGAGGCGGTTACTTTCTATCGGGAGCTGTTGCAAAAGGTCAGCCAGACTCCCGAATGGCAGGCTTATACCGAGAAGACCGTACAAACCAGCGATTTCATGTCGGGCAAGCAACTCCAACAGTACATCGCCGATAACACCGCCAAAGTGACAAAAGTCTTCAAACAGGAAGGCTGGAGCGTCAACTGA
- a CDS encoding alpha/beta fold hydrolase, with protein MQVSSWYRAVLVCMLCLPLQTLAADGDSAASDAEPVYGPRLEGFSYPHNVQFYRFKSQRQQLEMAYMDVAPQGEANGRTAVLLHGKNFCGATWEGTIEALTQRGYRVIAPDQIGFCKSSKPEHYQYSLHQLARNTHALLNQLDIERATIMGHSMGGMLATRYALMYPDTTEQLVLVDPIGLEDWKAKGVPYHTVDQWFESTRRTSAKGIRNYQKSTYYADEWQPRYDKWVQMQAGMYRGEGKFINAWSQAKTYEMIYTQPIVHEFNQLQVPTLLMIGDQDNTAIGKAFSPPEVQQQLGHYDQLGPEIASRIPHALLIQFPELGHSPQIQAPEEFHQALFRGLEELQEIDGQ; from the coding sequence ATGCAGGTTTCATCATGGTATCGGGCAGTGCTGGTCTGCATGCTCTGCCTACCTCTGCAGACCCTGGCCGCTGATGGCGATTCAGCAGCCAGCGATGCCGAGCCGGTCTATGGGCCTCGTCTGGAGGGCTTTTCCTATCCTCACAATGTGCAGTTCTACCGCTTCAAAAGCCAGCGCCAGCAGCTGGAAATGGCCTATATGGATGTGGCACCGCAGGGCGAAGCCAACGGACGCACCGCCGTACTACTGCATGGCAAGAACTTCTGCGGCGCCACCTGGGAAGGCACTATCGAGGCGCTGACCCAGCGTGGTTATCGTGTCATCGCCCCGGATCAGATCGGTTTTTGCAAATCCAGCAAGCCAGAACACTATCAGTACAGCCTGCATCAATTGGCCCGTAATACGCATGCATTGCTGAACCAGCTGGATATCGAACGTGCCACCATCATGGGGCATTCGATGGGCGGTATGCTGGCTACCCGATATGCTCTGATGTACCCCGACACCACCGAGCAACTGGTGCTGGTCGATCCCATCGGGCTGGAGGACTGGAAGGCCAAGGGAGTGCCCTATCACACCGTGGATCAGTGGTTCGAAAGCACTCGCAGGACCAGCGCCAAAGGTATCCGCAATTACCAGAAAAGTACCTATTATGCCGACGAGTGGCAGCCACGCTACGACAAGTGGGTACAGATGCAGGCCGGCATGTATCGGGGAGAAGGCAAATTCATCAACGCCTGGAGTCAGGCAAAGACCTACGAAATGATTTATACCCAGCCGATCGTCCACGAGTTTAACCAGCTGCAGGTGCCTACCCTGCTGATGATCGGTGATCAGGACAACACCGCCATTGGCAAGGCTTTCTCACCCCCTGAGGTACAACAGCAACTGGGGCACTATGACCAGCTGGGGCCGGAAATAGCCAGCCGCATTCCTCACGCTTTGCTGATCCAGTTTCCGGAGCTCGGCCACTCCCCCCAGATTCAGGCGCCGGAAGAGTTTCATCAGGCCCTTTTCCGTGGTCTGGAAGAGCTTCAGGAAATCGACGGACAGTGA
- a CDS encoding carbohydrate porin: MKTYSKGCCGVLAIGMLAAGTQAHAASAFDPNGDYMFGDWGGARSNLADQGVTFNLKYISESAYNLDGGYRHDHTARYADQWTAGVNFDLDKLAGIPDAQFQITLTDRNGDNLTNDRLVNPNDGAISSVQEVYGRGNVVRLTQFWFKQKLDDGRFSYKLGRIPVGDDFAVYNSEFQNLYLGSGEPGNQNGGIWYNWPVSQWAAVGRWNPTDQYYAQLGVFNLNPQNTDPDRHLDIYHDDGTTGTLIPAEIGWTPKLGSEGLPGAYRLGGYYSTADATDYSADPADESTNDERYGLYYVIDQQVTARDGNINRGLSVFSLGGWNDDDSSYIQRYISGGLTYKGPFDARPQDEIGWGLAYAKVNDDYNDYQRAVARAGNTPLPSQGEEYDTELYYSIHLANWFKLRPNLQYVVHPGGNSDTDNAWVAGASVLATF, encoded by the coding sequence ATGAAAACCTACAGCAAGGGGTGCTGCGGTGTACTGGCAATCGGCATGCTGGCTGCCGGGACACAGGCACACGCGGCGTCAGCCTTTGACCCCAACGGTGATTACATGTTCGGTGACTGGGGGGGCGCTCGGTCGAATCTGGCTGATCAGGGCGTGACCTTCAATCTGAAATACATTTCCGAGTCGGCTTACAATCTCGATGGCGGCTACCGGCATGACCATACTGCCAGGTATGCCGACCAATGGACGGCAGGGGTCAACTTCGATCTCGACAAGCTGGCCGGAATTCCGGATGCCCAGTTTCAGATCACGTTGACGGATCGCAACGGCGATAATCTGACCAATGATCGTCTGGTCAATCCGAACGATGGGGCCATTTCCTCGGTTCAGGAAGTCTACGGTCGCGGCAATGTTGTTCGACTGACCCAATTCTGGTTCAAGCAGAAACTGGACGATGGTCGGTTCAGCTACAAGCTGGGACGTATTCCGGTGGGCGACGATTTCGCCGTATACAACAGCGAGTTTCAGAATCTCTATCTCGGCAGTGGTGAGCCTGGCAATCAGAATGGGGGGATCTGGTATAACTGGCCTGTTTCACAGTGGGCAGCGGTGGGTCGCTGGAACCCGACCGATCAGTACTATGCCCAGCTCGGCGTGTTCAATCTCAATCCGCAGAATACCGATCCTGATCGTCACCTCGACATCTATCACGACGATGGTACGACCGGCACGCTGATCCCGGCCGAAATAGGCTGGACGCCCAAACTGGGTAGTGAAGGTTTACCCGGAGCCTATCGTCTTGGCGGCTATTACAGTACCGCTGATGCGACTGATTACAGTGCTGATCCTGCCGACGAGTCGACCAATGATGAACGTTATGGTCTCTACTACGTGATCGATCAGCAGGTGACAGCGCGAGACGGCAATATCAATCGCGGTCTCAGCGTGTTCAGTCTGGGTGGCTGGAATGACGATGATTCTTCCTATATCCAGCGTTATATCTCCGGTGGCCTGACCTACAAGGGGCCCTTCGATGCTCGGCCGCAGGATGAAATCGGCTGGGGGCTGGCTTATGCCAAGGTCAATGATGATTACAATGACTATCAGCGTGCTGTCGCCAGAGCCGGTAATACGCCCCTGCCTTCACAGGGTGAAGAATACGACACCGAACTCTACTATTCGATTCATCTTGCCAACTGGTTCAAGCTGCGTCCGAATCTGCAATACGTCGTCCATCCCGGAGGTAACTCCGATACGGATAATGCCTGGGTAGCAGGTGCCTCGGTATTGGCCACCTTCTGA
- a CDS encoding NAD(P)H-dependent oxidoreductase: protein MNLHHYLDSSTSDPVHICVIGAGGFGRSFILQGQRIPALDIRIAVDIDAEAAARAFIEAGIDEGNIRICHSPAQARRAWRAGQWIATDRLENVLELPLHVVVEATGHPEAGACHAIQAIEAGCHLALVSKEVDSVIGPGLARMARDRGCLVTPVDGDQPSLLIGLVSWAETLGLDIIGAGKASEYDFIFDEGASTLTSNGRTIGVPGFDALWHLRGDPVMRTAQRAEQARALPQRAVPDLCELALVANATDFDPDIPALHCPIARISEVAELFRERALGGLFSGSRRLDVFHCLRRPDEFSLAGGVFVTVQCHDRESWQILAEKGHLVSRDGRTATLVLPRHLLGLEAATSLLEVTRRGIPSGALQPLPRFDLIAVAERDLPAGTELTAHGHHHSIDDVGALLLPGTRLAGDSALPYYLAANRQLSRAVRAGEPIRVDDIILDESAMLWRLRLQQDAMGLPEAIITTAGGGA, encoded by the coding sequence GTGAACCTGCACCACTATCTCGATTCGAGCACATCCGATCCTGTGCATATCTGCGTAATCGGTGCCGGAGGCTTCGGCCGCAGTTTTATCCTGCAAGGCCAGCGTATACCGGCACTGGATATTCGTATCGCTGTGGATATCGATGCCGAGGCTGCCGCCCGGGCTTTCATCGAAGCTGGCATCGATGAAGGCAACATTCGCATCTGCCACTCCCCGGCTCAGGCCAGACGCGCCTGGCGGGCCGGGCAGTGGATCGCTACTGACCGACTGGAAAACGTGCTGGAACTCCCCCTGCATGTGGTCGTCGAAGCTACCGGCCACCCCGAAGCTGGCGCTTGCCACGCCATTCAGGCCATCGAGGCCGGCTGTCATCTGGCGCTGGTATCCAAGGAAGTCGACAGTGTCATTGGCCCGGGGCTGGCTCGAATGGCGCGCGACCGGGGCTGTCTGGTGACGCCGGTCGATGGCGATCAGCCCAGCCTGTTGATCGGATTGGTCAGCTGGGCCGAAACGCTCGGACTCGACATTATCGGCGCCGGCAAGGCCAGCGAATACGACTTCATCTTCGATGAAGGCGCTTCGACCCTGACCAGCAACGGTCGCACCATTGGCGTACCGGGCTTCGATGCACTCTGGCATCTGCGGGGAGATCCGGTAATGCGCACAGCACAGCGCGCCGAGCAAGCCCGGGCCCTGCCGCAGCGTGCTGTGCCTGATCTGTGTGAGCTGGCCCTCGTCGCCAATGCCACCGATTTCGATCCCGATATACCAGCACTACACTGCCCAATTGCCCGGATCAGTGAAGTAGCCGAACTCTTTCGGGAGCGTGCACTGGGGGGACTGTTCAGTGGTAGCCGTCGACTTGATGTCTTTCACTGCCTGCGCCGACCTGACGAGTTCAGCCTCGCTGGCGGCGTTTTCGTGACCGTGCAGTGTCACGACCGGGAGAGCTGGCAGATACTCGCCGAAAAGGGACATTTGGTCAGCCGTGACGGCCGAACTGCCACTCTGGTGCTGCCACGTCATCTGCTTGGCCTCGAAGCGGCTACCAGCCTGCTTGAAGTCACACGTCGAGGCATACCCAGTGGCGCTCTTCAACCACTACCCCGTTTCGACCTGATCGCTGTCGCCGAACGCGACCTGCCCGCTGGCACCGAACTGACCGCTCATGGTCATCATCACTCGATCGACGATGTCGGCGCATTGCTGTTGCCGGGTACACGACTCGCCGGCGACAGCGCCCTGCCCTACTATCTGGCGGCCAATCGACAACTGTCACGAGCGGTGCGTGCCGGTGAGCCGATCAGGGTTGATGACATCATCCTCGATGAATCCGCCATGCTCTGGCGTCTGCGCCTTCAGCAGGATGCCATGGGTCTGCCCGAGGCCATCATTACAACAGCTGGAGGCGGCGCCTGA
- a CDS encoding GntR family transcriptional regulator, translating into MKQNGSDPAGGTGTIARYSLHDAIVGRLRDMIIEGELTPGERIYEGPLCEKLGVSRTPLREALRFLASEGLVELTPNRGASVRRFSARDVEDMLVVIRAMEELAGRLVCEQASDEEIAELRILHDTMLEHYRAGNRLEYYKTNQLIHITLVRLSHNESLIQAHAGLHSRLKRIRFIGHSGPEKWAAAVAEHQEMIDALEARDCHALIDALGRHLANAWLRVKDQV; encoded by the coding sequence ATGAAACAGAACGGATCAGACCCGGCCGGCGGTACCGGTACCATTGCACGTTACTCGCTGCACGATGCCATCGTCGGCAGGTTGCGTGACATGATCATCGAAGGTGAACTGACGCCCGGCGAGCGCATCTATGAGGGACCGCTGTGCGAGAAGCTGGGCGTATCACGTACTCCACTGCGCGAGGCGTTGCGTTTTCTGGCCAGTGAAGGGCTGGTAGAGCTGACGCCCAATCGTGGCGCCTCGGTACGCCGTTTCAGCGCGCGCGATGTCGAAGACATGCTGGTGGTCATTCGGGCGATGGAGGAACTGGCCGGCCGGCTGGTCTGTGAACAGGCCAGCGATGAAGAGATTGCCGAACTCCGGATACTGCATGACACCATGCTGGAACATTATCGTGCCGGTAATCGACTGGAGTACTACAAGACCAATCAGCTCATTCATATCACCCTGGTGCGGCTATCGCACAACGAGTCGCTGATTCAGGCGCATGCCGGATTGCACTCGAGACTCAAGCGAATTCGCTTTATCGGTCACTCCGGGCCGGAAAAATGGGCGGCTGCTGTCGCCGAGCACCAGGAAATGATCGATGCCCTGGAAGCCAGAGACTGCCATGCACTGATCGATGCACTGGGACGGCATCTGGCCAATGCATGGCTGCGAGTCAAGGATCAGGTCTGA